One genomic segment of Methanothermococcus okinawensis IH1 includes these proteins:
- a CDS encoding DNA-directed RNA polymerase subunit N, translating to MVMFPIRCFSCGNVISEVYEEYISRLKNGEKPDEILDDLGIKKYCCRRMFISHRVDKDGRELFDDIMEY from the coding sequence ATGGTAATGTTCCCAATTAGATGTTTTTCATGTGGTAATGTAATATCAGAGGTGTATGAAGAATACATTTCACGATTAAAAAATGGTGAAAAACCAGATGAAATATTGGATGATTTAGGAATTAAAAAATACTGTTGTAGGAGAATGTTTATATCCCATAGAGTAGATAAAGACGGAAGGGAATTGTTCGATGATATTATGGAATACTAA
- a CDS encoding 30S ribosomal protein S9, whose amino-acid sequence MKVIHTVGKRKTAIARATAKEGKGRIRINKKPVEIIEPKYVNAKLMEPVILAGDAIDNIDIDITVKGGGIAGQMDAARTALGKAIVEYTGSMEIKERYLEYDRTILVSDARRTEPHKPSKSTKGPRAKRQKSYR is encoded by the coding sequence GTGAAAGTTATTCATACAGTAGGTAAAAGAAAAACTGCTATTGCAAGAGCTACTGCAAAGGAAGGTAAAGGCAGAATTAGAATAAACAAAAAACCAGTAGAAATAATCGAACCAAAATATGTCAATGCAAAGTTGATGGAACCGGTAATATTAGCTGGGGATGCCATTGACAATATAGATATCGATATTACAGTTAAAGGTGGAGGTATTGCAGGTCAGATGGATGCAGCAAGAACCGCCTTAGGTAAAGCAATTGTGGAATATACTGGAAGCATGGAAATAAAAGAAAGATATTTAGAATATGACAGGACTATTCTTGTTAGCGATGCAAGAAGAACAGAGCCACACAAACCAAGTAAATCCACAAAAGGACCAAGAGCTAAAAGACAGAAATCATACAGATAA
- a CDS encoding 50S ribosomal protein L13 encodes MVVIDAENAVVGRLASYAAKLALSGEEVVIINAEKAIMTGNKDYIFEKYAQKRNRKSITNPKRMGPKFPRRPDDIVRRIIRGMVPYKKPKGKDAFKRIKVMVGAPKDVNIDIVLNEMPNTNKYVTVGELSKYLGAKF; translated from the coding sequence ATGGTTGTTATAGATGCAGAAAATGCAGTTGTTGGAAGATTGGCATCTTATGCGGCAAAATTAGCTTTATCAGGGGAAGAAGTAGTTATCATAAACGCTGAAAAGGCAATAATGACAGGAAATAAAGACTATATATTTGAGAAATACGCTCAAAAAAGAAATAGAAAAAGTATTACAAATCCTAAAAGAATGGGTCCAAAATTTCCTAGAAGACCTGATGATATTGTAAGAAGAATTATAAGAGGAATGGTTCCATACAAAAAACCAAAAGGAAAAGACGCCTTTAAAAGAATTAAAGTTATGGTAGGAGCTCCGAAAGATGTAAATATTGATATAGTATTAAATGAAATGCCAAATACAAATAAATATGTAACAGTAGGGGAGCTCAGTAAATACTTAGGAGCTAAATTTTAA
- a CDS encoding 50S ribosomal protein L18e, giving the protein MRKLMATNPKIVELVQNLKVESYKNDAKIWKDIAKRLSKPARRRAEVNISRINRYTKEDYVVIVPGKVLGAGKLGHKVTVAAFSFSESAKKAIEEAGGKCLTIEELAKENPKGSLVKIMA; this is encoded by the coding sequence ATGAGAAAATTGATGGCTACCAATCCAAAAATCGTTGAATTGGTTCAAAATCTTAAAGTAGAATCCTACAAAAACGATGCGAAAATTTGGAAAGACATAGCTAAAAGATTGTCAAAACCTGCTAGAAGAAGAGCAGAAGTTAATATAAGTAGGATAAATAGATATACAAAAGAGGATTATGTTGTAATCGTTCCAGGTAAAGTTCTTGGAGCTGGAAAGTTAGGACATAAAGTAACTGTTGCAGCATTTTCATTTTCAGAAAGTGCTAAGAAAGCAATTGAAGAAGCTGGCGGAAAATGTTTAACCATTGAGGAGTTAGCTAAGGAAAATCCAAAAGGTTCATTAGTAAAAATCATGGCTTAA
- a CDS encoding DNA-directed RNA polymerase subunit D yields the protein MINNIQKEKTRIGERLKFNLKAPLSFSSALRRIMISETPTYAIENVYFYENTSSMYDELIAHRLGLIPIKGKPVSNDEVIIFALIKEGPCVVYSGDLESETGEVVFKHIPIVKLKEGQKLELECEALVGTGKTHAKWQPCNAVYKLLNNDEVEFLVESYGNMDSEDLLISSVEILKNKAEKFLYELESLEVNDTEQA from the coding sequence TTGATAAATAACATTCAAAAAGAAAAGACAAGGATTGGGGAAAGACTTAAATTTAACTTAAAAGCCCCATTATCTTTTTCCAGTGCATTGAGGAGGATAATGATTTCAGAAACTCCAACTTATGCCATTGAAAATGTATATTTTTATGAAAACACGTCCTCAATGTATGATGAATTAATTGCACATAGGTTAGGGTTGATACCTATAAAAGGAAAACCAGTTAGCAATGATGAGGTAATAATTTTTGCACTTATAAAAGAAGGTCCTTGTGTGGTTTATTCTGGTGATTTAGAGTCAGAAACTGGGGAAGTGGTATTTAAACATATACCAATCGTTAAATTAAAAGAAGGGCAAAAATTGGAATTGGAATGTGAAGCTTTAGTAGGGACAGGAAAAACCCATGCAAAATGGCAACCATGTAATGCAGTTTATAAACTACTAAATAATGATGAAGTAGAGTTTTTAGTGGAATCTTATGGAAATATGGATTCTGAGGACCTCTTAATATCATCGGTAGAAATATTAAAAAATAAGGCTGAAAAATTTCTATATGAATTAGAAAGTCTTGAAGTAAATGATACAGAACAGGCGTAA
- a CDS encoding 30S ribosomal protein S11 encodes MSEKWGVIHIYASYNNTIIHVTDITGAETIAKISGGMIVKNQKDESSPYAAMQGAFKIADMIREKGIEKVHVKVRAQGGNKSKNPGPGAQAAIRALARAGIRIGRIEDATPIPHDGTTPKKRNR; translated from the coding sequence ATGAGTGAGAAGTGGGGCGTAATCCATATTTATGCGTCATACAACAACACAATTATACATGTTACAGATATTACAGGAGCAGAAACAATTGCAAAAATTTCTGGTGGTATGATTGTAAAAAACCAGAAAGATGAATCTTCACCATATGCTGCTATGCAAGGTGCATTTAAAATAGCAGATATGATAAGAGAAAAAGGAATAGAAAAAGTTCATGTAAAGGTAAGAGCTCAGGGTGGAAATAAATCAAAGAATCCAGGTCCAGGAGCTCAGGCAGCCATTAGAGCATTGGCAAGAGCAGGGATAAGAATTGGAAGAATAGAAGATGCAACACCAATTCCACACGATGGAACAACTCCTAAAAAAAGAAATAGATAA
- a CDS encoding 30S ribosomal protein S4, which produces MGDPRKLSKKYDTPNHPWIGERIKRERELAIKYGLLNKKEFWKMETRLRTFRRQARKLISDTTEQGAKEAVQLFGILKRYGILIKEDASLDDVLSLNVESILNRRLQTLVFRKGLAKTPKQARQFIVHGHIAVNGRRVTSPSYLVPSDEEDLITYMPTSPLASESHPERTNVVSEDN; this is translated from the coding sequence ATGGGTGACCCAAGAAAATTGAGCAAAAAATACGATACCCCAAATCATCCATGGATTGGAGAAAGAATTAAAAGAGAAAGAGAATTGGCAATAAAATATGGATTATTGAATAAGAAAGAATTTTGGAAAATGGAAACACGATTAAGGACATTCAGAAGACAGGCTAGAAAATTGATAAGTGATACAACAGAACAGGGTGCAAAAGAGGCTGTTCAGTTATTTGGTATTTTAAAAAGATACGGTATATTGATTAAAGAAGATGCCTCATTGGATGATGTTTTATCCTTGAATGTAGAAAGTATCCTTAATAGAAGATTGCAAACACTTGTATTTAGAAAAGGACTTGCAAAAACACCAAAACAAGCTAGACAATTTATAGTTCATGGCCATATTGCAGTAAATGGAAGAAGAGTAACTTCACCAAGTTATTTGGTTCCTTCTGATGAGGAAGATTTAATAACATACATGCCAACATCACCTCTAGCTTCTGAAAGTCATCCTGAAAGAACAAATGTAGTAAGTGAAGATAACTAA
- a CDS encoding 30S ribosomal protein S13, which translates to MTQTEFKHRIRISKTDITGEFPLEYALQDIKGIGKAMAKAILRITKLDGKQQAGYLSDEDVQKIEEVLNDPAKHGIPSWMFNRKKDTYTGEDKHLIETDLMLTVQEDITTMKKIRCYRGIRHELGLPCRGQRTRGSFRRGSIVGVKRRK; encoded by the coding sequence TTGACTCAAACAGAATTCAAACACAGAATTAGAATATCAAAGACAGATATTACTGGTGAATTTCCATTGGAATATGCCTTACAAGATATAAAAGGAATTGGTAAGGCAATGGCCAAGGCAATATTGAGAATCACCAAATTAGATGGAAAACAACAGGCAGGTTATTTATCAGATGAAGATGTTCAAAAAATAGAGGAAGTTTTAAACGACCCTGCAAAACATGGGATTCCATCATGGATGTTCAACAGAAAAAAAGATACCTATACAGGTGAAGATAAACATCTTATTGAAACAGATTTAATGCTCACAGTTCAAGAAGATATAACAACTATGAAAAAGATTAGATGTTATAGAGGAATAAGGCATGAATTAGGATTGCCATGCAGAGGACAGAGAACAAGAGGTTCATTTAGAAGAGGTTCCATAGTAGGAGTTAAAAGAAGAAAATAA
- the mptN gene encoding tetrahydromethanopterin:alpha-L-glutamate ligase: MKMGIISEEKDWITCELERAMIKKDITPIYIKPSKIASFTGMDIKFKHNKENIMDLKCAFVRNLGNVSNYYRFDVLKYIEYYIPLINPTEGLENAGNKYRTSILLNINNISHPKTVITEDIDKALIWSEKLNDCVLKPLFGNQGKGIVRLNNKNLISKINILNEFKKKYGVFYIQEFINNPNNIYRDIRAFVIGDEVVSAMYRVSDNWITNIHQNGKAEKCELTDEIIELAVKAKNATGLVYGGVDLMESSDGLKVIEVNGAPSWEGLSRVSDVNITEKLIDYVLNNLI; the protein is encoded by the coding sequence ATGAAAATGGGAATAATATCAGAAGAAAAAGATTGGATTACCTGCGAATTAGAAAGGGCGATGATAAAAAAGGATATAACCCCCATATATATTAAACCATCCAAAATTGCTTCTTTTACAGGAATGGATATTAAATTTAAGCATAACAAAGAAAATATCATGGATTTAAAATGTGCATTTGTTAGAAACCTCGGTAATGTATCCAATTATTATAGATTCGATGTTCTCAAATATATAGAATATTATATTCCATTAATAAATCCAACAGAAGGACTTGAAAATGCAGGTAATAAATATAGAACTTCCATACTGCTAAATATAAATAATATATCTCACCCAAAAACAGTTATTACAGAGGATATTGATAAGGCATTAATATGGTCAGAAAAGTTAAATGATTGTGTTTTAAAACCATTATTTGGAAATCAAGGGAAGGGCATTGTTAGATTAAATAATAAAAATCTAATTTCTAAGATAAATATATTAAACGAATTTAAAAAGAAATATGGTGTATTTTATATCCAAGAATTTATAAATAATCCAAATAATATTTATAGGGATATTAGGGCTTTTGTTATTGGAGATGAAGTAGTATCTGCAATGTATAGAGTTTCTGACAATTGGATAACAAATATTCACCAAAATGGAAAGGCAGAAAAATGTGAGCTCACCGATGAAATAATAGAGCTCGCAGTTAAAGCAAAAAATGCAACTGGATTGGTATATGGTGGAGTGGATTTAATGGAAAGTAGTGATGGTTTGAAGGTAATTGAAGTTAATGGAGCTCCTTCATGGGAAGGACTTTCAAGGGTTTCAGATGTAAATATAACTGAGAAATTAATAGATTATGTTTTAAATAATTTAATTTAA
- a CDS encoding MnmC family methyltransferase, with amino-acid sequence MLPNKTALKLIRKYITIFKEQRDIEEFKEELINNLINNRMLVKTDDGTYTLVSEEKDELMHSRIGALTESVEKFVIPSNLKDMDNPKILDLCSGMGYNTIAALHFNKNCNIDMVEYSEETLFLSLCLNIPYKEHELIKELIKDYFLKNNNYNNNKNNLNRTNNVGACSKNDKITLYLGDARKIVKNLNKTYNIVFHDAFSPQRDAVLYTVDFLKEIYKKMDNNSVLISYSSSIPFRSALVEVGFVLSEGAPIGRKRGITLAYKNPSLDRDLKRISEVDERLIALSTVGVPYRDDNLNLDHDAIVINRENERKKLKEELSKINKYYSTKKVKLGKIDEKFLNIQKLDLNSSEIIKKMKEELKN; translated from the coding sequence ATGCTTCCAAACAAAACTGCACTGAAATTAATTAGAAAATATATAACCATATTTAAGGAACAGAGAGATATTGAAGAATTTAAAGAAGAATTAATAAATAATCTTATAAATAATAGAATGCTTGTTAAAACTGACGATGGAACCTATACTTTGGTATCAGAAGAAAAAGATGAGCTCATGCACTCACGAATCGGAGCTCTGACTGAAAGTGTAGAGAAATTTGTAATACCTTCAAATTTAAAAGACATGGATAATCCAAAAATACTTGATTTATGTAGTGGAATGGGGTATAACACAATAGCGGCACTCCATTTTAATAAAAATTGCAATATTGACATGGTAGAATACAGCGAAGAAACGCTTTTTCTATCATTATGTTTAAATATACCTTATAAAGAGCATGAATTAATAAAAGAATTAATAAAAGATTATTTTTTAAAAAATAATAATTATAACAATAATAAAAATAATTTAAACAGGACAAATAATGTGGGTGCATGCAGTAAAAACGATAAAATAACACTATATTTGGGAGATGCTAGAAAAATCGTTAAAAATCTAAATAAAACATATAATATCGTATTTCATGATGCATTTTCACCGCAGAGAGACGCCGTTTTATACACTGTGGATTTTTTGAAGGAAATTTATAAAAAAATGGACAATAACTCTGTTTTAATTTCCTACTCTTCTTCTATTCCATTTAGAAGTGCTTTGGTGGAAGTTGGCTTTGTGTTATCAGAAGGAGCTCCTATTGGAAGAAAAAGAGGTATAACACTTGCATATAAAAATCCTTCATTAGATAGGGATTTAAAAAGAATTTCTGAGGTTGATGAGAGATTAATAGCTTTATCAACTGTTGGTGTTCCTTATAGAGATGATAACTTAAATTTAGACCATGATGCAATAGTAATAAATAGGGAAAATGAGAGGAAAAAATTAAAAGAAGAATTATCTAAAATAAATAAATACTATTCTACAAAAAAGGTAAAACTTGGCAAAATAGACGAAAAATTTCTAAATATTCAAAAACTTGATTTAAATTCCTCAGAAATAATAAAGAAGATGAAAGAAGAATTAAAAAACTAA
- a CDS encoding Mrp/NBP35 family ATP-binding protein, whose protein sequence is MAECDGKCESCSSSSSCSDAKKAMEMQNAKIRENMGKIKHKIAILSGKGGVGKSTVTVNLAATLNAMGKKVGVLDGDIHGPNIPKMLGVENVQPMGDENGIYPITTKDGIKTMSIGYFLPNKDTPVIWRGPRISGAVRQFLSDVIWGDLDYLLIDTPPGTGDIQITIMQAIPDIDGVVIVTTPEDVAVLDARKSVAMAKTTNIPIIGIIENMGGFVCPHCNKVVDIFGKGGGEKAAKELGVEFLGRIPLDVKAREASDKGIPMVSLDCTATKEFKKVVEKIVEKIENK, encoded by the coding sequence ATGGCAGAATGTGATGGAAAATGCGAATCCTGCTCTTCAAGTAGCTCATGTTCGGATGCTAAAAAAGCTATGGAGATGCAGAACGCAAAAATAAGAGAAAATATGGGAAAAATAAAGCATAAAATAGCTATATTAAGTGGTAAAGGTGGTGTAGGTAAATCAACCGTCACAGTAAATTTAGCAGCAACATTGAATGCCATGGGCAAAAAGGTTGGTGTATTGGATGGTGATATCCACGGTCCAAATATCCCAAAAATGCTTGGTGTAGAAAATGTGCAGCCTATGGGTGATGAAAATGGGATATATCCTATTACTACAAAAGATGGAATAAAAACCATGTCTATTGGTTATTTTTTACCAAATAAAGATACCCCTGTAATTTGGAGAGGTCCAAGGATAAGCGGTGCAGTTAGACAGTTTTTAAGTGATGTTATTTGGGGAGACCTTGACTACTTATTAATAGATACCCCACCAGGAACAGGGGATATTCAAATCACAATTATGCAGGCAATTCCAGATATAGATGGGGTAGTTATTGTTACAACACCTGAGGATGTGGCTGTTCTTGATGCAAGAAAATCCGTAGCAATGGCAAAAACCACAAACATTCCAATTATAGGCATAATTGAAAATATGGGCGGTTTTGTATGTCCGCACTGTAATAAGGTTGTTGATATATTTGGAAAAGGTGGCGGTGAAAAAGCTGCTAAGGAACTTGGTGTTGAGTTCTTAGGTAGAATACCACTTGATGTAAAGGCTAGAGAGGCTTCTGACAAAGGAATTCCTATGGTATCTCTTGACTGCACAGCAACGAAAGAATTTAAAAAGGTTGTTGAGAAAATCGTTGAAAAAATCGAAAATAAATAA
- the wecB gene encoding non-hydrolyzing UDP-N-acetylglucosamine 2-epimerase, which produces MKIGVILGTRPEIIKLSSIIRELERLKNYKELNSIYKDIGSINYFIIHTNQHYSENMDKIFFKELNLPIPNYNLNVGSGSHGKQTAKMLEGIEEVLIKEKPDVVIVQGDTNTVLAGALAASKLKIKVAHVEAGLRSFDKNMPEEINRVLTDHLSDYLFAPTDIAKENLLNEGIKEKIFVVGNTIVDATLQNIGIAERREDIKKFVKLLSNGDEYFLLTLHRAENTDNRERLKSIVEAIVEISTKYDKNKIIFPIHPRTKKRLKEYNLFDKLKNENIKIIKPVGYLEFLMLEKNAKLILTDSGGVQEEACILKVPCITLRDNTERPETINVGCNILVGANKEKIINGIESMLKNAGNWENPFGDGKTGKTIVKILVNQI; this is translated from the coding sequence ATGAAAATTGGGGTAATACTTGGAACTCGTCCAGAAATAATAAAATTATCTTCCATCATAAGGGAATTGGAAAGATTGAAGAATTATAAAGAATTAAATAGTATTTACAAAGACATTGGCAGTATAAATTATTTTATCATCCATACAAATCAGCATTATTCTGAAAATATGGATAAAATCTTTTTTAAAGAGTTGAATCTCCCCATTCCAAATTATAATTTAAATGTAGGTTCTGGAAGTCATGGGAAACAAACGGCAAAGATGCTTGAAGGTATTGAAGAGGTATTGATAAAAGAAAAGCCTGATGTGGTAATTGTTCAGGGGGACACAAATACCGTTCTTGCAGGAGCTCTTGCAGCATCAAAATTAAAAATAAAAGTAGCCCATGTTGAAGCAGGTTTAAGAAGTTTTGATAAAAACATGCCTGAAGAAATAAATAGAGTTCTTACTGACCATTTATCCGATTATCTATTTGCTCCAACGGATATTGCAAAAGAGAACTTATTGAATGAGGGTATTAAGGAAAAGATTTTTGTTGTGGGTAATACCATAGTAGATGCCACCCTCCAAAATATTGGAATTGCTGAGAGAAGGGAAGATATAAAAAAATTCGTAAAACTATTATCCAATGGAGATGAATATTTTTTATTAACACTTCACAGGGCAGAAAATACCGACAATAGGGAAAGATTAAAAAGTATAGTCGAGGCAATAGTTGAAATATCAACAAAATACGATAAAAATAAAATTATATTTCCCATTCATCCAAGGACTAAAAAGAGGTTAAAAGAATATAATTTATTTGATAAATTAAAAAATGAAAACATAAAAATAATCAAACCAGTAGGATATTTAGAATTTTTAATGCTTGAAAAAAATGCAAAATTAATTTTAACAGATAGTGGGGGCGTTCAGGAAGAGGCTTGTATTTTAAAAGTTCCATGTATTACATTGAGGGACAATACAGAACGACCTGAAACAATAAATGTTGGATGCAATATTTTAGTTGGTGCTAATAAGGAAAAAATTATAAATGGGATTGAATCAATGTTAAAAAACGCTGGAAACTGGGAGAATCCATTTGGTGATGGAAAAACTGGCAAAACTATTGTTAAAATACTTGTAAATCAAATATAA
- a CDS encoding nucleotide sugar dehydrogenase translates to MKQLENIGTKQKNINKICVIGLGYIGLPTASMLANHGYYVVGVDIDEKRVELIKNGELIIDEPGLMTLVKGAINSGNLNVKTEPEEADAFIICVPTPVIHDKNNKDNNKNNNKDNNNETPKCDLTYVLSAVNGIKPYLKDGNLVVIESTIPPKTTEMIYKLIDKNIHMAYCPERVLPGKILKELVENDRIVGGIDEESSELAKEVYKSFVDGDIYLTNSTTAEMVKLMENTFRDVNIALANEFAKVCTEMKVNVWDAINLANKHPRVNILNPGPGVGGHCISIDPWFIVEKSKNAELIKKARELNDNMPKYVCNLIVKEFKKLNINNPKVSIFGVTYKGNVDDTRESPAKKIIECLLSNDFNVSIYDPHAKVFEYPLNKLEDCIKGSDCIIVLTDHDEFKNFEKEDIYEISKLMKHKIVIDTKNILNHNLWKESKFEVKLLGDGTTWNVK, encoded by the coding sequence ATGAAACAATTGGAGAATATTGGAACTAAACAGAAAAATATTAACAAAATTTGTGTTATTGGGTTAGGCTATATTGGATTACCAACAGCTTCAATGCTTGCAAATCATGGCTATTATGTTGTAGGGGTAGATATTGATGAAAAAAGGGTAGAATTAATAAAAAACGGAGAATTAATAATTGATGAACCGGGCTTAATGACACTTGTAAAGGGTGCTATAAACTCTGGAAATTTAAATGTTAAAACAGAGCCTGAAGAGGCTGATGCCTTTATAATTTGTGTTCCAACTCCTGTAATCCATGATAAAAATAATAAAGATAATAATAAAAATAATAATAAAGATAATAATAATGAAACCCCAAAGTGCGATTTGACCTATGTTCTAAGTGCTGTTAATGGTATAAAACCCTACTTAAAAGACGGAAATCTTGTGGTAATAGAGAGCACAATCCCTCCCAAAACAACAGAAATGATTTATAAATTAATTGATAAAAATATACATATGGCATACTGTCCAGAGAGAGTGCTACCTGGAAAGATATTAAAGGAGCTCGTGGAAAATGACAGAATAGTTGGGGGTATAGATGAAGAGTCATCGGAGTTAGCAAAAGAGGTATATAAATCTTTTGTGGATGGAGATATATATTTAACAAATTCAACCACAGCAGAAATGGTAAAATTAATGGAAAATACATTTAGAGATGTAAATATAGCACTTGCAAATGAATTTGCAAAGGTATGTACTGAAATGAAAGTTAATGTTTGGGATGCCATAAATCTTGCCAACAAGCATCCAAGGGTAAATATACTAAATCCTGGACCTGGAGTTGGAGGGCACTGTATAAGTATAGACCCATGGTTTATAGTGGAAAAATCTAAAAATGCCGAGCTCATAAAGAAGGCTAGGGAATTAAATGACAATATGCCAAAATATGTTTGCAATTTAATAGTAAAGGAATTTAAAAAATTAAATATCAATAATCCAAAAGTAAGTATTTTTGGAGTTACCTATAAGGGAAATGTGGATGATACAAGAGAAAGTCCTGCAAAAAAAATAATAGAATGTCTTTTGTCAAATGATTTTAATGTTTCAATATATGACCCCCATGCAAAGGTATTTGAATATCCATTGAATAAATTAGAGGATTGTATTAAGGGTTCAGACTGTATTATAGTCTTAACAGACCATGACGAATTTAAAAATTTTGAAAAAGAGGACATATACGAAATATCCAAATTAATGAAACACAAAATTGTAATAGATACCAAAAATATTTTAAATCATAATCTTTGGAAAGAGTCTAAATTTGAGGTTAAGTTATTAGGCGATGGAACCACATGGAACGTTAAATAA
- a CDS encoding cation:proton antiporter, which produces MELAIIIGYISLLLISGSIIAKIGEKLNIPDIPLLLIYGLIVGPFLGIISTGYAQDIFGYVATMGLIIILLGGAFEMRWIVLKKVLKTVLKLDTIALIGTLGVSGLIFNMIFKIPYFNPIGYLYGAITCATDPATLMPIFSKSDINPEVAITLEAESVFNDPLGIVATTIILAMMGLAKAVNPILNFLSLAVGGIILGFIGGKIFEKTILKWDFKEYVAPLIIGMAMALWYFGDVIFPYIAGYEISGFMAVAIMGLYLGNTLTKYPEQSKNVENIVGFCGDLSTLIRILIFVFLGASISLSILTNYWFVGLVCALGSIFIARPLGVLIATSLPPSNPLKERLYFALEGPRGVVPAALSATVSAEIMKNPHIIPQEILKYMPAQEIAGSILVATFMTILLSVVTEASWAETLAKKLFKE; this is translated from the coding sequence ATGGAATTAGCCATTATAATTGGATATATCTCCTTATTGCTAATATCCGGGTCAATAATTGCAAAAATAGGGGAAAAATTAAACATTCCTGATATTCCATTGCTTTTAATATATGGTTTGATTGTGGGTCCTTTTTTAGGGATTATTTCCACAGGTTATGCCCAAGACATTTTTGGATATGTTGCCACTATGGGGTTGATAATTATTTTGTTGGGAGGAGCCTTTGAAATGAGGTGGATTGTATTAAAAAAAGTTTTAAAAACCGTTTTAAAATTGGATACTATTGCGTTGATTGGTACATTGGGTGTTTCAGGACTTATATTCAATATGATATTTAAAATTCCGTATTTTAATCCAATAGGGTATTTATATGGTGCTATAACATGTGCTACTGACCCTGCAACATTAATGCCTATATTTTCTAAATCAGACATTAATCCAGAGGTAGCAATAACTCTCGAAGCTGAAAGTGTATTTAATGACCCACTTGGTATCGTAGCTACAACTATAATTTTGGCAATGATGGGGTTGGCCAAGGCTGTTAATCCAATACTCAATTTTTTAAGTCTTGCAGTTGGGGGGATAATACTCGGTTTTATTGGTGGAAAAATATTTGAAAAGACCATTTTAAAGTGGGATTTTAAAGAATATGTGGCACCGCTTATTATTGGTATGGCTATGGCATTGTGGTATTTTGGAGATGTGATATTTCCATATATTGCAGGCTATGAGATAAGCGGATTTATGGCGGTAGCAATAATGGGTCTTTATCTTGGTAATACTCTCACTAAATATCCTGAACAATCTAAAAATGTAGAGAATATAGTTGGATTCTGTGGGGATTTATCCACATTAATAAGAATATTGATTTTTGTATTTTTAGGGGCAAGTATTAGTCTTTCTATTCTTACAAACTACTGGTTTGTTGGACTTGTATGTGCATTAGGTTCTATATTTATTGCCAGACCATTGGGTGTGCTTATTGCAACATCATTACCGCCCAGTAATCCATTAAAAGAGAGATTATATTTTGCATTGGAAGGTCCAAGAGGAGTAGTTCCTGCTGCATTATCCGCAACAGTATCTGCTGAAATTATGAAAAATCCTCATATAATTCCACAAGAAATCCTAAAATACATGCCAGCACAAGAGATTGCAGGTTCTATACTTGTGGCAACATTTATGACAATATTATTAAGCGTTGTTACGGAGGCTTCATGGGCAGAGACCTTAGCTAAAAAACTTTTCAAAGAATAA